The sequence CAGGCGAAGGAACTGGCAAAGAAATGCTTGACGCTTGGAACTGTGTATGAAATCGAGCATTTAATTAAGCACTTTAAGCCGCTTCATGTTGGTGCATAGCGGTTAAAAGAAAAGGGAAGCGATTGGCTTCCCTTATTCATTTCTACTTGACTCGAATCTCCTATTGATAAATGCAAAACGAAAATTAGTAAGCCTTTGCGAAGATTACTTTTTCTTTCGCAGGCTTTTGTGAATAAACACAATGACCACTGGTTTGAGTCCCGAATTTCTCGATAAATGCAACATCGGTTGGTCTGCAGCGAATCGTAGCTTTTAATTCTTCTTTAATTTTTGCTTCGGTTTCTCGCGTTCCGTCCCAATAAGCAATTGCAAAACCGGTTTCTACTTGCGCTTTCAGCTCTTCAAAAGTCGATACTTCTTTCATCTTTTCATCGCGGAACTTTTCTGCGCGAGTGAAAAGGGAAGATTGAATGGTTTCGAGGAGTGTCTTTATTTCTGAACCGAAAAAATCTGATAGCGGCATTGGCATTTTTTCAGAAGTATCTCTTCTTGCAATAACACATTGATTTTTTTCAACATCTTTTGGACCGAGTTCAATTCTTATTGGAATGCCTTGAAGTTCATACTCTGCAAATTTCCATCCCGGGGTTTGTTGATCATTGTCATCAAGAAAAACACGAATTCCCTCTGCAAGCAGTTGTTTTTTTAGTTCTAAAGCTTTTTCAAGAACCATTGATTTTTGATCGCCTTTGATGATTGGAACAATTACAACTTCACGGGCTGCTAGTTTTGGCGGTAGCACCAGCCCTTTATCATCGCTGTGAGCCATAATCAACGCCCCGATTAGTCGAGTTGAAACCCCCCAACTTGTTGCATAAACATATTCCAAAACACCCTCTTTTGATTGGAACTTGCAATCAAAGGCCTTCGCAAAGTTTTGACCCAAGTAATGCGACGTTCCGGATTGAAGTGCTTTACCATCTTGCATCATCGCTTCAATACAGTAGGTATCTACAGCTCCGGCAAATTTTTCTGAATCTGTTTTTTTTCCAACAATCACCGGCAACGCCATATAAGATTCAACAAAATGGCGATAAACGTTAATCATCTTAAGAACCTCTTCTACCGCTTCATTTTCAGTTGCATGAGCCGTATGCCCTTCTTGCCAAAGAAATTCAGTGGTTCTTAAGAAAAGGCGAGTTCTCATTTCCCAACGAACCACATTCGCCCATTGGTTAATTAGTATGGGTAAATCGCGGTAAGATTGAACCCATTTTGCATAGGTTGACCAAATGATCGTTTCAGAGGTTGGACGCACATAAAGTTTTTCCTGCAATTCTTCTCCGCCACCGTGAGTTACGACGGCGCACTCGGGTGCGAAGCCTTCAATATGATCGGCTTCCTTTTTCATATAGCTTTCGGGAATAAACAATGGGAAGTAAGCATTTACATGTCCGGTTTCTTTGAACATCATATCCAAGGCGTATTGCATTTTTTCCCAGATGGCATAGCCATTAGGGCGAATAACCATACAGCCGCGAACATCAGAATAATCTGCTAACTTTGCCGAACGAACGACATCAATGTACCACTGCGCATAGTCAGCCGCGCGTGATGTAATTTTTTCTGCCACAGAAATAGGTTGTTTTTTTTGAAAAAAATTGTTTATCTCAATCTTAAAACCAATAGCCTTAAAAATACGATTAGTATTTGGCTTTCAATGAATCATCTTGATTTCTTCGTCTTTCATTTTCACATTTATCAAATGAAAAAAATCATCTTATCTGCTTCTGCACTATTAGGAATTATCGTTTCAATTTATTTTCTCTTGATTTCAATGAATCCGTTTTCGGTTAATGTTAACGATGAGCGGAAAGTCCACAATCATTCTGAAAATCAAGCAGTTTCTGAACATCAGTTGTCTTCTCAAATTGAAGCAAAAAGACAATACAGTGATAATGCCTTCGTTCAAGCAAATGTGATTTATAATTTCACTCGAAAAAAAATTGATTTTTGTGGAGAGGAGATCCCGTTTGAAATTCAGGATGTATTTGAGAGGTTCGAGAGGGATTTCTTATTGAATGTAAATGACCGGACTCAAATCACGATGTATCTTAAGCGTTCTGGAAGATTTTTCCCATACTTTGAAAAAAAATTAAAAGAAGCTGGGCTTCCAGATGATTTGAAATATTTGGTGGTTGCAGAAAGTAATCTTTTGGATATTCCTTCTCCTGCAGGCGCTGCGGGAATGTGGCACATTATGCCCGGAGTCGCAAGAGATTTAGGGCTAATTGTAAATGCTGAAATTGATGAACGGTATAACTTGGATAAATCAACCGAAGCTGCGTTTAAGTATCTAAAAGATGCGTATTCACGATTTGGAAGTTGGAGTTTAGCCGCTGCCTCTTACAATATGGGGGTTTATGGGGTAGCCGATGAATTACAATTTCAGTCTCAAAAAAGTTATTACGAACTTTTTCTTAATCGTGAAACTTCAAGATATGTTTTTAGAATTGCAGTCATTAAAGAGATCATGTCAAATGCCGAGCTTTATGGTTATCGAGGAATTATCATTTATCCTGAAATGAAATGGAGAGAACAAACAGTCAATGAAGCTATTCCGAATTTAGCCGTGTGGGCATTGGAAAATAAACTTCGTTATCGAGATTTGAAGATTTATAATCCGTGGATTCGAAGTCGTTCTCTTCCTTCTCCGGCCAAAGGAAGTTCTTGGGTACTTAAACTTCCGCTTCAAGAAACCTCGACCACGAATGATCAATATCTCTACACATCTGATCTTGAAAATCAAAACAACGCAAAAAAGGGTTTTCATGTTGTTCGAGAAGGTGAAACGCTAGAGAGTATTTCCAATCTTTGTGGGCTTTCTGCAGATGAACTTCGAAGGCTTAATAAACTCAAGCCTACCGACGTGATTAAGACAGGTCAAAAGTTGAAAATTTCACCCTAACAATGAAGAATAACTTTGGGATTTATTTTCTCCTTGCTTGCATCTTCACCCTGATGCAAAATAGCGTGCTTTTCAAACACGCAACCCAAAAAGAGAAATATCGGCCAGTTCAAACATTTTCAAACGCTCGGGCACTTGCTATAAGCATTTCGTTAGGTGAAATTTTTATCATTGATGAAGGGAATTCAACACTTGTAAAACTTTCAAAATCAGGAGAGTTTATTGCAAGTGTTGGAGGATTTGGAATAGACCGAGAGGCGTTGGATTCGCCGGTAGATTTAGTAACAGACGGGATGAATGTTTTCGTTGCAGATCGGGGAAATCAAAGAGTGGCACATTTCGACCGATATCTTAATTTTATCGCAACGCTGCAAAATGCGCCTACCCTTCAAGATAATTTCAGTAGCAGCGGTTCGCAGCAAACCCTTTGGCGACCAATCGGCGTAACACTTTCTCCACAAGGAGACTTATACATTTTAGATGAAGCACAAAGGCAAGTCATTCGAATAAACCCATTTACATTCAATACTCAAGAAAGAGGTCTCACGGCAATTCAGGCTTTCGGCAACTACAACTCCGGAATCGGTATTCTTCAAGACCCATTTCGAATACAGTGTTCCCAAACAGGAAAAGTTTTTGTCTCGGATGTGGTGAAGAGAAAAGTTTTGGTTTTTGATTTGTTCGGGAATTATGTCACTGAAATTGGAGACTCATTAAAGCTACAACCAAAATCGTTAGGCCTTGGTAGCGTCGCAGCCTTATCTGATGGCTCCGGCGACGAAAAGCTGCTTGTTTTATCCTCTTCAGGAATTCACATTTATTCAACAAATCAGGTTTACGGATTTCGTCAAGAAGGATTTATTTCGTCTTCTTCCTTAAGGGAACTGACAAATAGTGAAGAGGCAGAAGATGCATTAATTGCTTTTGATAAACTTTATCTACTTACCAAGAGGAGCCTTTACCTTATCCCGCTTGATCAACTTCCTCTTAATTTATCAGTTCGTTAAAAAAAGCGGGGTAGATCCCCGCTTTTTTCAAGAATAATTCATTTTGGTTTACTTCACCAAAGTCATTTTTTTTGAATCAATAGTGTTACCTGAAATCAATCGGTAGAAATAAACCCCCGACGATAATCCATTGGCGTTAAAAGGAATTCGATAGGTTCCTGCGGATTGCCTTGTATTAACAAGGGTCGCGATTTTTCGGCCTAAAACATCAAAGACCTCCAGCTTTACATCCGAAGCATTTGCGATTTGATATTGAATCGTAGTGGATGGATTAAAAGGATTCGGATAATTCTGACTTAAATTAAAGGGATGAACTCTTGGCCCTCCTTCGCTTGGAGAAGATAAGATTGTTTCAGACTCTGCATAACGAAATATTTGGAAGCCGTTTGCCAAAGCATAACCAATTAAAGAATCGCTTTTGGGTACAAAACTAAAATATACAGTGTTGGAAGGAAATGGGTCAGAAAACCGTCGAAGCCAAGTGTTTCCACCGTCGCGGCTAAAAAAGGGCTGAAACCCGGAAATTGAGCTTGCAGATGAGCCAACTGCGGCAAGCATCCAAATCGCATTGGTGCCTTTATAAGCGCCAATCGATGCCGGAAATTGAACTGTAGGAGAATTGCTTGGATAAGCAGCTGTTGTAAAGGTTTCCCCTCCTGTGTTTGTACGCGCTAAGACACCGCCACTTATTGCATTACTTGTTACACGATACCCACCGACAACACCATTGGCATTATTGGTAAACGCGATTCCCCAAACCCAAGCATTTGTGGCATCCTGTATTGGCGTATCCACCCAAGTATCTCCTCCATTCGCTGTTCTGAAAACACGCCCTTGATTGGTACCAAACCACCCGAAATTTTCGTCTAAGAAAAATGCCCCGTTGTTGAGTCCAAATTCACCACTGGTTGGTGGTGTAACATCAACGGTTCGATCCCAAGTTGTACCGCCATTTGTGGTTTTGACAACCAAATACACAAATGGATCTCCTGCAGGGTCGCTAAGTGCAATACCATTGGTTGAATTCCAAAAATGAATGTAATTAAAGAATGAACCTGAGGGGCCAGTATAAACAGTTTCCCAAGTTGAGCCACCGTTGGTAGTGCGGTAAATGCTTGCTCCGCTTGAAGCACCGTCACCTACAAACGCGGTGGTAGCATCCAATGCAAAAACAGTATAGAGATTTTGGCTGGTTGGAGCCGCTTTTTTTGTCCAAGTATTTGCCCCATCGGTTGAAAGAAAAACTTCTCCGCCGTCACCGCAAACCCAAACGACATTTTTACTTGGGGAGTAAATGCTATGAAGATCAATCGCATTAAGAGAAAAAACGCTTGACCAGACTTTATTGAAGATATCGATGTTTTGAGCATCGGTATAGTTGCTGGAAGTATAATTTAATGTAAGATTGAGAGAATTAAAGTTGAGATTTACATTGCCGGGAATCGTTAATTGATAAATAAGGGTGGCTTTTGCGTCCTTAGGCAATTTAACGCTTTTACTGGCATCATTTATGGTGATGGTTTGAGTGCCTTGCTGAATCAAGTTAAAATTGATAGTTGCTTCTTCACCATAATTGGTGACATTGATGGTCACTGTTTGATTTGAAGCGTTATAAGAAAAATTATCAAACTCAACTGCCGGATTGCTCGTATCCGAGAGCGC comes from Chloroherpetonaceae bacterium and encodes:
- the proS gene encoding proline--tRNA ligase, with translation MAEKITSRAADYAQWYIDVVRSAKLADYSDVRGCMVIRPNGYAIWEKMQYALDMMFKETGHVNAYFPLFIPESYMKKEADHIEGFAPECAVVTHGGGEELQEKLYVRPTSETIIWSTYAKWVQSYRDLPILINQWANVVRWEMRTRLFLRTTEFLWQEGHTAHATENEAVEEVLKMINVYRHFVESYMALPVIVGKKTDSEKFAGAVDTYCIEAMMQDGKALQSGTSHYLGQNFAKAFDCKFQSKEGVLEYVYATSWGVSTRLIGALIMAHSDDKGLVLPPKLAAREVVIVPIIKGDQKSMVLEKALELKKQLLAEGIRVFLDDNDQQTPGWKFAEYELQGIPIRIELGPKDVEKNQCVIARRDTSEKMPMPLSDFFGSEIKTLLETIQSSLFTRAEKFRDEKMKEVSTFEELKAQVETGFAIAYWDGTRETEAKIKEELKATIRCRPTDVAFIEKFGTQTSGHCVYSQKPAKEKVIFAKAY
- a CDS encoding transglycosylase SLT domain-containing protein, with product MKKIILSASALLGIIVSIYFLLISMNPFSVNVNDERKVHNHSENQAVSEHQLSSQIEAKRQYSDNAFVQANVIYNFTRKKIDFCGEEIPFEIQDVFERFERDFLLNVNDRTQITMYLKRSGRFFPYFEKKLKEAGLPDDLKYLVVAESNLLDIPSPAGAAGMWHIMPGVARDLGLIVNAEIDERYNLDKSTEAAFKYLKDAYSRFGSWSLAAASYNMGVYGVADELQFQSQKSYYELFLNRETSRYVFRIAVIKEIMSNAELYGYRGIIIYPEMKWREQTVNEAIPNLAVWALENKLRYRDLKIYNPWIRSRSLPSPAKGSSWVLKLPLQETSTTNDQYLYTSDLENQNNAKKGFHVVREGETLESISNLCGLSADELRRLNKLKPTDVIKTGQKLKISP
- a CDS encoding NHL repeat-containing protein; translation: MKNNFGIYFLLACIFTLMQNSVLFKHATQKEKYRPVQTFSNARALAISISLGEIFIIDEGNSTLVKLSKSGEFIASVGGFGIDREALDSPVDLVTDGMNVFVADRGNQRVAHFDRYLNFIATLQNAPTLQDNFSSSGSQQTLWRPIGVTLSPQGDLYILDEAQRQVIRINPFTFNTQERGLTAIQAFGNYNSGIGILQDPFRIQCSQTGKVFVSDVVKRKVLVFDLFGNYVTEIGDSLKLQPKSLGLGSVAALSDGSGDEKLLVLSSSGIHIYSTNQVYGFRQEGFISSSSLRELTNSEEAEDALIAFDKLYLLTKRSLYLIPLDQLPLNLSVR
- a CDS encoding S8 family serine peptidase, producing the protein MKKFSMMNCFSFFRFALFFIAIATFFSSDCYAQPVSKAQQIKSSRQSQAYMPGMLIVKFKNEESLTINERETVGGTNNVQYVERFLSQFGMKEMRPIWKKGYSEKLESVLKERSTVSRMESQKDPQTAVAEISRDMSRIYEVYYSSPEDAASLARRISSLAGVEYAEPNYIYETTLIPNDTLFNTSGHDFFNYQNIPSAWDLSTGSSSVIIGITDSGIDYNHPDLQGKIWTNPGETGLDGQSRDKSTNGIDDDGNGYVDDWRGWDFWNSGSTTAVADNNPLDEFSGHGTHVAGTAGAATDNVTGVAGVGYNCRVMAVKAGGTQASPRAVGFGYQAILYAAVNGAQIINCSWGGSSSSSLGKNTIDQVLALGVVIVAAAGNSNTNALFYPAAFDGVLSVGSVNHTGSIGSKSSFSNFGNWVDVYATGNGILSTVPLRSVDVNPNYNANRPYASLGGTSMASPVVAGLAGLMRSKFPTWSGKRIMSQIRGTSQFLSSLNGRKIDALAALSDTSNPAVEFDNFSYNASNQTVTINVTNYGEEATINFNLIQQGTQTITINDASKSVKLPKDAKATLIYQLTIPGNVNLNFNSLNLTLNYTSSNYTDAQNIDIFNKVWSSVFSLNAIDLHSIYSPSKNVVWVCGDGGEVFLSTDGANTWTKKAAPTSQNLYTVFALDATTAFVGDGASSGASIYRTTNGGSTWETVYTGPSGSFFNYIHFWNSTNGIALSDPAGDPFVYLVVKTTNGGTTWDRTVDVTPPTSGEFGLNNGAFFLDENFGWFGTNQGRVFRTANGGDTWVDTPIQDATNAWVWGIAFTNNANGVVGGYRVTSNAISGGVLARTNTGGETFTTAAYPSNSPTVQFPASIGAYKGTNAIWMLAAVGSSASSISGFQPFFSRDGGNTWLRRFSDPFPSNTVYFSFVPKSDSLIGYALANGFQIFRYAESETILSSPSEGGPRVHPFNLSQNYPNPFNPSTTIQYQIANASDVKLEVFDVLGRKIATLVNTRQSAGTYRIPFNANGLSSGVYFYRLISGNTIDSKKMTLVK